A region of the Candidatus Acetothermia bacterium genome:
CCCGTGATCTCCTGGGTCACCTCCAGCGTGCCCAGGTACTGGCCGTCCTTCCCCCGCACAGGGAAGTACCGGATGTACACGAGCTTCCCCTGGACGGGGATCCAGAACTCGGCCACATCGCGTCGGCCTTCCCGGAACTCGCCCACGATGCGCTCCACCACGTGCACGCTCTTCTGGGGGTGGCAGTTCTGGACCTTGCGTCCGATCACGGCGGGGGTGCGCACGAAGATCCGGTCTTTGGACTGGTTGAAGTAGCGCACCGTGTCGTCCTTGTCCACGAACGTGATGTCCACCGGGAGCGTGTTCAGGACGGCCTCCAACTCCTCAAAGGACATGTTCCCGGTGGGGAAGCTCACCCGCTCCTCCCTGGCACCCGGCGTGGCGCCTTGTTCGGCGGCGGGGGCGGCAGGCACCGCCGGGGTGAAGCAACAGTACCCGATCTCGTCGAACTGGGCTCGGATCCCCCGCCATTCCCCCTCCGGGATGACCTGGAGGGCGGTGGGAAAGAGGATGTGGTTCTCCTTGTAGAAGTGGCCGGCGAGCATCTCCGCCATGGCCACGGCGACCTCGGCCAGCCGGGCGCGGGCCCGTGGGCGTTCGGCCTCCGCGGCGTGGCGCAGGATGGCCTTCTTGAGTTCCCGGATCCGCTGGTGCTCCGACCACATCACCGCCGGGGGCTCGGTAACCCCATGCCGCTCGAGGTACGGGAACAGCACGTTCTCCTCGCGCAGGTAATGGCTTTCCGACTCTTTCGTGTGGGCAAGGAGCCGCTCCCGCTCTTCCCGGTCCTCCTCGGTTTCGGGTTCCTTGCGGACGAGCGCCGCCAGGCGGTTGGCCATGCCGAGGAGCTCCTTATGCTCCTCCATCAGGATGTGCACCGGGTGCCA
Encoded here:
- a CDS encoding DUF438 domain-containing protein is translated as MSELIGTKRKEALKAILRRLHAGESPDAVKAAFREAVGNVTPMEIAQLEEELVREGIPRAEIQRLCDVHLALFRESLERTAPLAPPWHPVHILMEEHKELLGMANRLAALVRKEPETEEDREERERLLAHTKESESHYLREENVLFPYLERHGVTEPPAVMWSEHQRIRELKKAILRHAAEAERPRARARLAEVAVAMAEMLAGHFYKENHILFPTALQVIPEGEWRGIRAQFDEIGYCCFTPAVPAAPAAEQGATPGAREERVSFPTGNMSFEELEAVLNTLPVDITFVDKDDTVRYFNQSKDRIFVRTPAVIGRKVQNCHPQKSVHVVERIVGEFREGRRDVAEFWIPVQGKLVYIRYFPVRGKDGQYLGTLEVTQEITGVKRIEGERRLLDEPRAKP